The following nucleotide sequence is from Larus michahellis chromosome 10, bLarMic1.1, whole genome shotgun sequence.
TCACCGACCGAGCGTGGGTCCGAAAGCCCCTCCGAAGGGCAGAGACTGGCAGCTCATCCAGAGCCAGGCTCCGGGTGCTCCCACACCCGCCAGCTCCAGGCACTGGCTCCCAGCTGCGTTAGAAACCTGCAGCTGTGCTAACGCTGTAGGAAGGGAAGGGAACGGGGCCAGACCGAGCCACCCCGCCAGTGAGAGACCCAGGGATGCGGAACTGGTGCTGCTGAAGGGTTTCCAGTGTCCTTTCACCGGCAGCAACGCAGCCAGGACAGTGTCACCTGGAGCACGCTGCCACAGCCTACCCAGATTTAGATCCTCAACCCCACACTCGTAAACCCTAACAGAATTTGTCCCTTACCATAGATGCCTCCTTTACCCTGCAGTTTTGCGTGGGTCCTTTCCAGCCCCAGTTCTGCCCTTTCTCTCCCTGCAGGAGGAGTCCAGGAGGTCTCTGACAAGCTGCGGCATCACAGTTTTAGCTGTGGATGTGTCACACCTCAAGACACCACCACATCTGCTTTCACTAGAGCAGAAATCCCAAGAAAAAACAGTTTCCAGACTGAGGTACCACCCTGACTCCAGAAAAAATGCTAAGGAACAGCAGGGGCAGCGGCAGGAGTTAGAGGAGGCCGGCAGCCTTTGCCCTGCGGTAGCTCAGCCAGGCCCTCGCCATCACAAGTTCTTGGGGAAAAATGAATACGCCCGAGAGCCCTGCGAGGCCTCAGCCAGGTGGAACGACACAATCTCATTTCGCGCTGTACTACATCAACTCGAAGGGCTGGAACAAAACCATTGCAGTGCGGAAAGCACCAGGCACCGAGCCACGTGGGTTCGATACAGAGGGCGCTGCCCAGGCACGGGTGTTTCTGGAAGGCAGCAGCCTTTCACAGGTCACGTACCCCCCCCATGCCAGCcgagcccagcagctctgccgtGCCCGGCAGTGGTGCAGGCACCACTGGggcactgacacccccccacactcaaCCAGCTGCAGtcacgccccccacccccccccaagagGTTTTGCCTCCCAACCCCTCAGTGTATGGTACCGATACGCGGGGCTCACGGGGGGGAAGTCACAGCCACCTCGGCTGTGTCACCCGCACAGCACAGCCGGCTGTCACCAAGGGCATCCCCAGCACCACATGGGGAGACTAACACAGCCACAAGGGACACGTGGCGGGAGAACAGAGGTCGGTTATCCCAATATTACTTCAAATGAAAGCATTTATAAACTGATTTAACAGAAGCTTTGGGTGGGTGGTTGTGGGGgtttggtggggggtttttttgggtttttttgtttggttggttttcttgttgggttttttttttttttaacaaaaacacaTGAATTTTAAACAAATCCTCAGTTCACGAAAACCaagagagcagcagagagattAATGAGGATTACCAAAATACAGCACAAGTTAAATAAATCATCATTAATGTGCTAAATGTCACTGTGCCCAGCGCTCGTGGAGGAGACACGCCAACCGTTATCGATCTGTGGGTTGGTCAGTTGGATTTCCCCAGGTTTCTTTGTATGAAAAAGCTGGAATCGAAGGAATCCAAGCTGATACCATGAGCTGCATTCTGGGCTCCCCGAGGGACCCCAAGCCTCGCTGGCCGTCCCAGGACAACATGGCTTATCTGGGTGATATTTATAGATGCGATTCATGTCTCTCCTGAGCCGCTTCATTTACAGAGTCATAAACAACTATTTCCCTTGTAAATGGCTATTTCTCTTAGGCTTTTGAGGACTTTTGTGCCAGTTTGGCTATCGTTTCTCCCACGCTGCCTCCCCGCGCAAGGAGGAAatcccagctgcagggctgggctggggggctgcacaCCCATCCCCTGTGCCACCCTCGCCCCGGCTCCAGGGCCGccagcccccccacacacatcaAACCACCCCCAGAGGTGACACTGCGGGGGCTGTCCCCAGCAAAGCCCCTTTAAGGGCTCTGGGGCAGCGGCGGGAGGCGCAACATTAATTTTAGCCTGGAGCAGCGCCAGGGGCgcagggctgcagggcagctgCTGCGGGCAGCAGGGGGGAGCGCCTCCGCACCCTGCCCTCCCCCggcctccccagcacagcccctcggccccctccccagcccgccaCCGCCCGCAGCCAAGCTGGCGGCAGAGCAGCCATGGCAGAGGAACAGACGGAGCTGGAGGAGAGGATCATCATCAAGGACCAGCACACCAAGGAGATCGACCTGGTGAACAGAGACCCAAAGCATATCAACGAGGACGTTGTAAAGGTAGGATTTTCCTGGTGCCTCAATGCAATCGGTATATTGGCGTTGTCATTCCCTGACCTCCCCCAGGGCTGTAAGCCCCTGGTTTATGTGCCGCAAGAGGTGGCTGTAGGCCGCCTCAGGCTGTAGGGACGAAACCTGCCACaagccacagccctgctgccagggCGCCCCAGGTGCCGGCCGGGTGGCTGTGTGCTGTGCATGGCTCCGATTAACACAGCATTTCCCATTCCTTGGGGGCGCTCCCCGACTTCATGGGCTCATAGCTTGAAAATCTGGGGGGGGCACCTTCCTTTGTACTAGTAAGTgggtaaaaataaaacagggtCAGCCCATATCACTAATTGAAAAGGAACCTTGGAAAAAGGCTGCTGATCTTCAAGACCTGACAATCTGAGCACCAGAGCATTTGGATCCGTGTTGTCCTACTTGGAAGAAGATTGTTTCTCCCCCACGGCAGCCGGAGGGTGCAGCAAGCTGCCTCTGACTATTTTTGATCAAAAGGAGTTCTCACTCTAGCTGAAGAGGGAAGCATTTTCCCAAATGCTGACCACCAGAGCTTGGCTGCTCTAACCTTTGTTAGTATTACGGCACAGATAAATTTGGCCCAAAGGAGATCAGGAGGAGATGGAAGGGTTTTGTTAAAACTGCACCGAGAGATCAAAGAGGACGTCATGCCAGAAGGGACAAAGCCTGCTCACAAAGGCTTTGGAACAGACCATGACCTCAATCATACTGCTGAAATGCAAGCTTGCATTTGTGCATTGAAGCACAATTACAGCTAAAACCATGCACATGGTCAAATGGGAAGCCCCCAGATGGGCTGTGACAGTGACAGCCATGGTTGGGCACCCTTCTGGCACAGCGAGACGTGCCTGGAGCAGCAGCCAGGCACCTCAGTACCTTGAGCCCATTCCCAGCAGTGTCCCACATCTGTGCCACACGGTCCCAGCGCGGCTCAGCCACACTGCCAGGGTGGCGAGGacccgggcagcctgtgccaggcagcGCTCCGGGGGACACCTGCCTGCTCCCCAGCTTAGGGACATCACCAGCTACCGCCAGTGGGTAACGCCAGCGCCTTCCAGGCCACCCCTAACCCCTCGTGCCAGCCCCATTCCTCCACCCCTGCCTCTGCCCAGTCAGGGATCCCCAAAGTCTGGAAGAGGATTTTCAGGCTCATATGGCCACGCTGCTGCTTCATCAGAAGGGCAAGTTTTCAGAGCATTTGCTCAAGCTACCTCATGTTCCTCCTGCCTTAAAAATAGCCCAGCTGataaggctggggagggagggcagagccagccctggggatgggggcacCACCCACCCCGCTGCCACTCGCCGGGCTCCTGCACCGCCGTCCCGACGGGAAAGCCAAAGCCTCCCCTCTGTAGCGGGCAGCAGCACCCAAACCACCCCGGGCACGGGGGCACGCGGTGCTCCTGCAGCACAGGGGCAGAGAGGcgcaggggggcagaggggtctgCAGGCTGGGGGGTTCCCCTGGCCATAGATAAGCCCTCCCGAGCTTCACGGAGCAATGGCTGGGATTTGAGACCACATTACAGCAGTGGCACCAGCCAGAGGGGTTTTACAGAGCTTTAACAGCCTCCTCCCAAGCAAAACAACTGAGCAACGAGCCGTACCTGCATCTGCCGGCCCTGAGCACCCCCATAAGGCTCAGGGTTCAGCTTCTGCCTCCACCACTCCTCCAGACCCACTGCCAGCAAATGAAGTAGCAAGGCAGAGACTCTCCTCTTATACCCTGCTGCTCCCTTCACTAATTGATCCCCTGATTAGCTCATTAAGCCCTCGGGCAGctgtgcagggctctgctgctcgCTTTCCCAGGAGCTCCAACTCACCTGGCTGCAGATCCCTAATCTGCGTCGATACTTCCCCGGTACCTCCTGCCCACTCCAGGAAATTAAAGATGACGCAGAATGATTTCATGATCAAAGTGCTTGCAAAACCAGAATGGATATTGCAAATTAACACAAATGTACAAACAGACACATTAGCTTCCCGAGGAAAGGCCATGCTATTTTTCAAGACAAATGGCTCGGCTCCTGCATTCCCTAGAAATGAGCTCTGCCGCACTGATATCTCCACGCGTAGTTCAGAGGCTTTTAAGAGTATTTGTCATTCAGAGACACTCCCAGCGCCTGCACATAGCAGCAGTGTCCCTGTAAGGGCATGGCCCAGCCGATCTCTCTCCCGTGTCAGAtagaaggcaggcaggcagacttGAGCACCTCGCCTGCCCAggtataaataaattaattgtaaACCAAGAGGGCTGTTGGATTTTTATTAGCAGAAACCACCTTCTTGCCGAGCAGGTGGCCCATGTCCCTGAATGCTAAAAAAGGCTAGGAACGGGCTCCGGCCTCCTCCGGGGTAAACACTCCCACGCACAGCTCCCATTGCAGGGCTGGTGCCCGGCGCTGGCACCTGGGGGTACGGCAGACGGCAGGGGCCTGGGGACGGGCCATGTGGCCCGGGGTGGCCAAGCCCAGGGGCTCCTGCTGCGGGCTGGGCCTGTGTGCCCCCAGCCAGGCAGTTCCGGGAGCCCCCCACCACCTCCCGCTTGGATCCTGCGTGGAGCgggggctctgctgctgcagcggGGCTTGTCCTCGCtcagggggtgccgggggtctgcccccgccccagcacagcccttgctctccccagcccctccgtTCAGGCTCTCCTCTGCCGCTGCAGCAGATCCTCACCCTCGCACTGGCGCCCTTGCTAGCCCCCACAACCCCCGCCCCTTAcacccttcttctccctcccaggTGGATTTTGAGGATGTGATAGCTGAGCCTGTGGGAACATACAGCTTTGACGGCGTCTGGAAAACCAGCTACACCACCTTCACCGTCAGCAAGTACTGGTGCTACCGGCTGCTCTCTGCCATCCTGGGCATCCCCCTGGCAGTCGTCTGGGGCTTCCTCTTTGCCCTCATCTCCTTCTGCCACATCTGGGCAGTGGTGCCCTGCATCAAGAGCTACCTGATTGAGATCCAGTGCGTCAGCCGAATCTACTCCCTCTGCATCCACACCTTCTGCGACCCGTTCTTTGAGGCTCTCTCCAAGATCTGCAGCAACGTCCGAGTTGCTCTCCGGAAGGAGACCTAGGTCCCTAGAGCCGCCCCCACCAGCCCTCGCCCGACCACCCCTGCCTCCTGCCGTGTGCCCTGCCTTCGCGCACAGGGACACCCGTGCCCAGGGACCTGCAGTGTGGTGGGACCCTGCGGCAGAGCTGCCGGGGATGCTCCCTGTAGATGGAGGCATGCCAGGCTGCTCCTTTCTCCACCCCAAAGCCAGAAGCTTTAGGAGAAGAAAAGCCCGTTGAGTCTCAGCAGCCCAGGGAGACCCCTGTGCTCTCCAGGCCCCCAGCATCACCCTCTGCTCCTGCGGGAGGGACCACAGCATCTCCCAGACCACAGCCCTGGGCCACGACCCGCAGCTGCAGAGCGAGAATCGAGggtgcagagatgctgctggacGACAGACCAAACCCTGCACGCTTCTCCAGCCCTTCCTTCAGTGTAGCATCACCAAGGCatacaaattattattatttgctgcaAATGATTGTTGTTGTGGAAGCTTCTGTATCAAATCACGCTGCACAAAAGTTTTATGGATAGAATAGCGAaagcaaacttttctttttttgtgtgtgtttgcatttcaGCAAAGCTTTGAAATCCAGATCAATTAGTGCATGAAATGTTATGTCTGCCTCCTGGGAGCACGTGCTGGGCCTGGGCCACCAGCAATTGCAAAACCGCATGTGGCAGGGTGACTCATTTATTAATTGTGGGGCATCGTTATCCTTTGTGGCCAGGATTCCAGGGGCAGCATGGGACCGGTGGGCAGCTGGTGAGCACGCCGGGGCTGCAGTGGGGCAGCTGGGCAGAGCCATGGGGAGTAGCGAGAACAAATGGGTTTTGATAACTTCACTTGAGAAATGAGAAGCTTGGCTTTACGTAAAGCTTTGGCTTCTTTCTCAGGGAGAATGTTtactacagaatcacagaagggtagGGGTTGGAGGGACCTTCAGAGAGGGCTCTACGTGCTTGCTTGCGTGACGCTGGGCAAGCCCTAGCCTGCAGCAATGTgttcttcttccccagctgtCTCTCTGCTCCATGCCCTGCCCGGCTCCGCAGGAGGAGAACCTCGTCCAAGGCACTGCCTTGCGCCCTtccctcccacagcatcccacggCATCCCACGGCATCCCACAGCGGGGCTCACCCAAGCGTGCCGGGGGAGCGGACCAAGGACCCTCCTCTGGGACACGGCCCACTCCCAGCCACTCCACTGAAAACATgaggatgaggggaaaaaaatccaatttggAGCTATTTCCTCCCCTGTATTGTCAATTAATTTGCTTAGTCCATCCTTCATGAAGCCATACTTTGAGGCACTTAAAGGCTTTTTTGGCTCTGGCctcaagtgctttgctgaatcagggcccAGGAGGTCTCGTTCAGAGGTTATTCTCGATTGTATTCATGTGCTTTTTTCCCTTGGCTGCCAACAAAGACTTGGAGCCAAAGTTTCTTGTAGTGCCATGCCAAGGGCAAGAAAGAGTTAGATTTTCTATTGGTGCTCTTCCGATGGGTTGGGATTGTGGTCTTTCATTATTCCATAGCAATACAGCACCCATGCTCTACCAACACCAGGCCTTGAGATGGATggagtgataaaaaaaaaaaaaaagatatttagataatatttagatatttgtaggggaaaaaaggtctcaaaaacattttatcatgagcattttttaaagctttttgtgggaataaaaataattaaaaacaatactGGGATTGTAttctttttaatggctttttgttCTAGTTGTTCACAGCTtgaacccaaaaaacctccaaaatccTGATCTCCCCTCGCAGTGGTCTAGGGGTTCCCTGCACGTGGAGCCCGCACTGCTCAGTCATCAGCACTTTGCTTTTGAGCCTTTGGCAGCATGTTAAATATCCTTCCACCGCGACAAAGCTGGAGTTCCTCTGCCCATCCCCATGTTGCTGCAGGCCGGGGATGGCACGGGAGCTTGGCGTCACTCGTCTGGAGATGGCAGTGTCCCCACGCGGGGGGCACGGCCCTGCCTGACCCCGTAATTGCGGCCAGAAATTGCACCCGGGGCTCGCCAGGCAATGCCCTGCCTCTCCCGGAGCTTCCTCCTTGCTCCGTGCATCAGTCCCGGGAAAATCTACCACCACGTTGGGTTTCCTTCCTGGCAGACGGAGGATGTGCCAGACCCTCGGGTTCCTgataaaattcaattttcaaaaCCCCCCTCCTTCTTCTGGGCAGGAGCCAATTACTctcaaggagaaggaaaatgaacacGGGAGGAAAACGCTATGTGCTTTCCTATTGGATTTAAACCAGCCCAGTAAAATATGCTGACACCGAATGTGCTGGGTCGTACTTAGCAAATGTGCTGAGAGCTCACTTGaagctactagaaaaaaaatcaaaggaatgcCAGGACGTGAAAGGTGGAAATGCACCTGTTGATGACAGTGAAAAAATAAAGTAcatgtttaaatgcatttttcatattcATTCCCAACATGAAAGGGATGCATGCAGGCCTTGCTTCtgcgcccccccctcccgctgcAGTGAGCGAAGGCAGGGGCATTGTCTGCGGTCCCCAGCTCCCGCTGCCCGCCACGCAGGGAAAGCCCCCGCCGCTGGagcccccctccagcccagctgtCCCCCCGCCAAGGGCTGTGTCACGGCGAGCGTCACGCCATGGAACAAAGCGGCGTGCAGGTCTCAAGTGCTTGGTGCCGTGCTCTATAAACAAAAGCATCGTTACACGGAGCACACTTGGGTCTTGCGTTCAAAGCGTCGTTTCCCATCGGATTCCTTCATTTTCTTAGTCTAGTGCTCCTTCTGCACCTCCCCTCCCGCTTTCCATCAACACACAGTCAGAAAACTTTATTTACAGGTATTTCTTAACAATAAAAAATCCATGCCATAAGCATGACCTTGTGCGTTACAGAGCAAGAAAATTGCATTGGTGTAAAAGACTAAATGCGATCTGCGGTAAACCCAAAGCAAAAGCTTGGTCTTGGGGGACTCAGCGGGAGTTTTTCTGTTAAACCCCACGGAGTCCAGCCGGCATCCCAAACGCCTGCCTTCAGAGAAGCCTTTGAGCACACTCAGCAAACGTGTTATTGCACAGATGCCCTGACCCTGCAGTGGTGTCGCTCCCCtggcccccgctgccccgcacGCGCAACCTCACACAGCACACGGAGCCAGAGAGGGGTAAAGACACCCGGGCACCAGCGCTGTCCCCCCACattgtccccagccctgtcccctctgcGCCCCTGCCCGTGGTGGCAGGACTGCCCTGCTCTGTACCGGcggtgccatggggctggggggcagcagggctggcacccagcagggatgcagggatggggctgtCTCTGCCCCACAGCGCTTCAAGTGCAGCAAGCGCGCCCACGTTGAGAGCCCGGTGCCCGCAGCGCTGCCCCATCCTGTGGGATTCCTGCTGCAGGCGGTGGTGGGGCCGGGTGCCGATGCCCGTGTGCCCGGGCTGGCACCTCtcaccctgtgctgctgccccTTGCATCCAATGGGGACATAACATGCCTGTCCCAGTGGCACGGGATCATTCGGGGCAAAACCTGTCCCTCCCGGTGGTACCTAAAAGCCACCGATGACAGTGGTTTGGGGGCTCAGAAGCAGGTTCCTGGCATCCAGTCCCAGGCAGCACTGAAACTTGGACGACAgaagtcctcctcctcccccctcagtTAAATAATGACTGCTGTACATGCTCACACGTGCACAGACATATATACACCTATTTACAGAGAACCCCCCTTGCTTGTCCGAATCccagcttttccctgggaagcgctggaggcagcagggcGGTGGAGCGAGGTCCCGGCCGGCGATGCCCTCACGTCATGGATGGATGCATGAAGCTCCTCTGGCTCGTGCTCTTGCAGCTGAGGACGAAAGAGGAGGAGTTGCTCTTCTTGCTGACGCTGAGGTCGCACGCCGGCCGCGACTTCAGGTAGCGCGTGGAGCAGCAGAGGAAGCGCCGCATCAGGTCGTGGAAGAGGTGCCCGGTGTACAGCATGTAGATCCAGGGGTTGCAGCAGCTGTTGAGGCTGGCCAGGAGCATGGCGATGATGAAGGGGGAGGCTGCAAGGCAGAGAGCACAGCAGCG
It contains:
- the CAV3 gene encoding caveolin-3, giving the protein MAEEQTELEERIIIKDQHTKEIDLVNRDPKHINEDVVKVDFEDVIAEPVGTYSFDGVWKTSYTTFTVSKYWCYRLLSAILGIPLAVVWGFLFALISFCHIWAVVPCIKSYLIEIQCVSRIYSLCIHTFCDPFFEALSKICSNVRVALRKET